One genomic region from Rosa rugosa chromosome 1, drRosRugo1.1, whole genome shotgun sequence encodes:
- the LOC133727247 gene encoding GATA transcription factor 18 — protein MQRCSSTSSQGHVMGSCSCGLFHTQSNSSFSMLFSMPNNHHKAYDQYEPSDHHHMYSFASPSSVDCTLSLGTPSTRLTAEDGNDDKRGGRHERRSVSNFCWDLLQPKHATSEPKNSSGNRGGAGSNDSLLARRCANCDTTSTPLWRNGPRGPKSLCNACGIRFKKEERRATAAAATSANGATSSGSHSWINNSQTQKMQCYAPSMNGNEFRFMDDHEMMTSHEPADAGGGIPFLSWRLNVTDRPSLVHDFTR, from the exons ATGCAGAGGTGCAGTAGTACTAGCTCTCAGGGCCACGTTATGGGGTCATGCTCGTGTGGCTTGTTCCACACCCAGAGCAACTCCTCCTTCTCCATGTTGTTCTCCATGCCGAACAATCATCACAAGGCGTACGATCAATACGAGCCGTCGGATCACCACCACATGTACTCCTTCGCCTCCCCTTCTTCTGTCGATTGCACTCTCTCCCTAGGCACGCCGTCCACTCGTCTCACAGCCGAGGACGGCAACGACGACAAGCGCGGCGGACGGCACGAACGACGCTCCGTTTCGAACTTTTGCTGGGACTTGTTACAACCCAAGCACGCCACGTCAGAGCCGAAAAACAGCAGCGGCAACCGCGGCGGCGCGGGGAGTAACGATTCGCTTCTGGCTCGCCGCTGCGCCAACTGCGACACCACCTCGACACCGCTCTGGCGAAACGGCCCACGAGGCCCAAAG TCGCTTTGCAATGCCTGTGGAATCCGGTTCAAGAAGGAAGAGAGACGAGCCACCGCCGCAGCCGCCACGTCAGCTAACGGCGCAACCTCGTCCGGCAGCCATTCGTGGATTAACAACTCTCAGACTCAGAAAATGCAGTGCTACGCTCCTTCAATGAACGGAAACGAATTCCGATTCATGGACGATCACGAAATGATGACGTCTCACGAACCGGCCGACGCCGGCGGCGGCATTCCGTTCCTTTCGTGGCGCCTCAATGTCACAGACAGACCAAGCCTCGTCCATGACTTCACCAGATAA
- the LOC133718126 gene encoding uncharacterized protein LOC133718126: protein METDNSADLKVEELLKEVQLEYSPALTKFVDDAVSSIKAAIDTIPQDLKVTADLAPGFVRDIGADKVEFDFKKPKSVKIGGSYAIECLVKPEFNVDLFVQLPKECFHEKDYLNYRYHAKRCLYLCVIKKYLISSSLVGKVEWSTFQNEVRKPVLIVYPVTKLVALPGFFVRIIPTAPSLFSIPKLNLQRNNVRAVSKGGIPQSTPKYNSSILEDMFIEDTEELVKQTFLGSKELRQGLVLLKVWARRRMPIYAYDCLNGFLISVILAYLVDRNHINKSMKAMQIFRVTMKFIATSDLWKHGLYFTPKGQKAVSKEERLPFKESFPIVICTPSRSFNIALRVTRVGFLELQNESTMTLACIEKCRDSGFEEVFMTRIDYPVKYDHVIRLNLKGKSSVYGSGFCLDDECWRVYEQKVHNVLSHGLSDRVKTVRVTWKSMLSESILQNGLSSLNTEPLLIGISVSSLDKALRIVDIGPDADNKEEALKFRQFWGDKAELRRFKDGKIAESTVWETEQWRRHIVIKKISEHVLLRHLSLSKENIMHIVDQLDFSLLYGAEDPISSSGSLFGAFEILSKRLRLIEDIPLKVSTVQALDSAFRYSSVFPPEPHPLANEQGSFVRLNQFPPSCIRPLEVMIQLEGSGNWPMDDVAIEKTKSAFLLKIGESLQNSWGMTCTATEDDVDVFVSGYAFRLKIWHERGLTLLRRETGNEHVKKVSNVDKELYFRSQHSSMINGFQTCYPAYGPVVRLAKRWAASHLFSACLVEEAIELLVAYIFLKPLPFNAPCSRITGFLRFLRLLSDYDWTFSALVVDINNDLTSNDEKEIRENFMLSRKGYEENPQNVNSAMFLATSYDKASEAWTKFSPNSMELKRLMAYAGSSANLLTKLILEDHSDSYRWECLFRTPLNNYDAVILLHREKLPYPQRLLFPSELHQGVHVARGNASKGFHPFLLPGDFKGNSEDLRNKVLVNFDPLRCFVGDLEKEYSNTFKLWYDSLGGDAVGITWGGCISKKRGREEADEEVKDPIDLLKDVGKVGTGFVRGIYLLKAPRRS from the exons ATGGAAACCGATAACTCAGCGGACCTGAAGGTGGAGGAGCTCTTGAAAGAGGTCCAGCTAGAATATTCACCTGCGCTCACCAAGTTCGTGGACGACGCCGTTTCATCGATCAAAGCAGCCATCGATACAATTCCACAAGACCTCAAG GTAACGGCTGATTTAGCTCCGGGATTCGTCAGAGATATTGGTGCAGACAAAGTTGAATTTGATTTCAAGAAGCCGAAGTCTGTCAAAATTGGCGGCAGTTATGCTATAGAGTGCCTTGTAAAGCCTGAGTTCAATGTCGATCTTTTCGTTCAGTTGCCCAAG GAATGTTTTCATGAGAAAGACTATTTGAATTACCGGTACCATGCTAAAAGGTGCCTGTACCTTTGTGTGATTAAAAAGTACTTGATTTCGTCTTCGTTAGTTGGTAAGGTTGAATGGTCCACTTTCCAGAACGAAGTCCGGAAACCTGTGTTGATTGTGTATCCAG TCACGAAATTAGTTGCACTCCCTGGGTTCTTTGTGAGAATAATTCCCACAGCACCATCTCTTTTTAGCATTCCAAAATTGAACCTGCAGCGGAATAATGTTCGTGCTGTGAGTAAAG GGGGCATTCCTCAGTCTACTCCCAAGTACAATAGTAGTATTTTGGAAGACATGTTTATAGAAGATACAGAAGAACTTGTCAAGCAAACTTTTCTTGGGTCAAAGGAATTACGACAAGGTTTAGTTTTGCTGAAG GTCTGGGCTCGCCGCAGGATGCCAATATATGCTTATGATTGCCTGAATGGTTTTCTAATCTCTGTCATATTGGCATACCTTGTGGATAGGAACCATATCAATAAATCAATGAAGGCAATGCAAATATTTCGTGTTACAATGAAATTCATTG CTACTTCAGATTTGTGGAAACACGGGCTCTACTTCACACCAAAAGGCCAAAAAGCTGTTTCAAAAGAG GAGAGGTTGCCTTTTAAAGAATCATTTCCAATTGTTATATGTACTCCATCTAGAAGCTTTAATATAGCCTTAAGGGTAACAAGGGTTGGATTTCTCGAG CTGCAAAATGAATCTACAATGACATTGGCATGCATTGAGAAATGCAGAGATAGTGGATTTGAGGAAGTATTTATGACCAGGATTGACTATCCTGTAAAATATGACCATGTCATAAG GTTGAACTTAAAGGGGAAGAGTTCAGTTTATGGATCGGGATTTTGCTTGGATGATGAATGTTGGAGAGTGTATGAGCAGAAGGTTCATAATGTTTTAAGTCATGGGTTGAGTGACCGGGTGAAGACTGTACGTGTGACCTGGAAAAGCATGTTATCAGAATCCATTCTACAAAAT GGATTGTCGTCACTCAATACAGAGCCACTGCTAATTGGAATTTCAGTGAGCTCTTTAGATAAAGCTTTAAGAATTGTTGATATTGGTCCTGATGCTGATAATAAGGAGGAG GCTCTCAAATTCCGTCAGTTCTGGGGGGATAAGGCTGAGCTTAGGAGATTCAAAGATGGCAAGATAGCAGAAAGCACAG TTTGGGAAACCGAGCAATGGAGAAGACATATCGTCATAAAAAAGATATCTGAGCATGTGCTTCTGCGACATCTTTCACTATCGAAAGAGAATATCATGCATATCGTGGATCAACTTGATTTCTCTTTACTATATGGTGCCGAAG ATCCTATATCTTCTTCCGGGAGTTTGTTTGGGGCATTTGAAATTCTATCGAAGCGATTGCGCCTTATTGAAGACATTCCTCTAAAGGTTTCTACAGTGCAGGCCCTAGATTCGG CTTTCAGGTATTCATCTGTCTTCCCACCTGAACCTCATCCGCTAGCTAATGAACAGGGTTCTTTCGTAAGACTAAATCAGTTCCCTCCTTCCTGCATCCGGCCGCTGGAAGTTATGATCCAG TTGGAAGGTTCTGGAAACTGGCCTATGGATGATGTAGCAATTGAGAAAACTAAATCAGCATTCCTTCTTAAAATCGGAGAGAG TCTTCAGAATAGTTGGGGGATGACATGTACAGCCACTGAGGATGATGTGGATGTTTTTGTCTCTGGATATGCCTTTCGTCTTAAAATTTGGCATGAGAGAGGCCTGACTTTGTTGAGACGAGAAA CTGGAAATGAGCACGTGAAGAAGGTTTCTAATGTGGACAAGGAACTATACTTTCGCAGTCAACATTCCAGCATGATAAATGGATTCCAGACTTGTTACCCAGCATATGGGCCAGTTGTTAG GCTTGCAAAACGATGGGCTGCTTCACATCTATTTTCGGCTTGCTTGGTAGAGGAGGCAATTGAGCTATTGGTagcatatatatttttgaagCCTTTACCATTTAATGCTCCATGCTCACGGATCACTGGATTTTTAAG GTTCCTGCGATTACTATCTGATTATGACTGGACCTTTTCTGCATTAGTTGTTGACATAAATAATGATTTAACATCAAATGATGAGAAAGAGATAAGG GAGAACTTCATGTTAAGTAGAAAAGGTTATGAAGAAAATCCTCAAAATGTAAACTCAGCAATGTTCCTAGCTACATCCTACGACAAGGCATCTGAGGCTTGGACCAAATTTTCACCAAATTCAATG GAGCTAAAAAGGTTGATGGCTTATGCTGGAAGCAGTGCAAACTTGTTGACCAAACTCATATTGGAGGACCATAGTGATTCTTATAGATGGGAG TGCCTTTTTCGAACTCCTTTGAACAATTATGATGCTGTAATTCTTCTCCATAGAGAAAAATTACCTTATCCCCAACGCCTTCTCTTTCCATCAGAATTACATCAAG GGGTTCATGTGGCACGTGGGAATGCAAGCAAGGGTTTCCACCCCTTTCTTTTGCCTGGAGATTTTAAAGGAAACTCAGAGGATCTAAGAAACAAAGTATTGGTAAACTTCGATCCGCTAAGGTGTTTTGTTGGGGATCTAGAG AAAGAGTACTCAAACACTTTCAAGCTATGGTATGATTCTCTGGGTGGTGATGCTGTTGGCATAACATGGGGAGGATGTATTTCAAAG AAACGGGGCCGGGAAGAAGCAGATGAGGAAGTAAAGGATCCAATTGATTTGTTAAAAGATGTTGGTAAAGTTGGAACAGGGTTCGTCAGGGGCATTTATCTTCTAAAAGCCCCAAGGAGGTCGTAA
- the LOC133718136 gene encoding stemmadenine O-acetyltransferase-like — protein sequence MEKIEVSIISRDTIKPSAASSSLHPHKLSIIDQFTPTTYFPVIFFYPITDPVFNLPQTLTDLKITVSQTLTLYYPLSGRIKNNLYIDDFEAGIPYLEARVNCHMIDFLRLPKIEWLNEFVPIAPFRKETISELLPLLGIQVNIFDSGIAIGVSFSHKINDGETANCFLKSWVAIFRGYRNKIIHPNLSQAALLFPSRDDLPEKYVAMMERWWFGEKKIVTRRFVFDTKAISALQHEGKSEYVPKPSRVQALTGFLWKHQLAASRALSSGTSTRFSVASQTVNLRSKMNMKTTLDNAIGNIFLWASAQLDLNDTAPGSSDLKLCDLVNLLNESIKEFNSDYLETLKGKEGYGGMCDLLDFVEEGSPVEPAPEFYSFSSWTRFFDQVDFGWGRPSWVGIFSGRVETRNFTVFVETQCDDGIEAWVTLDGKQMAMLEQDPQFLAFASPNPRISIASSVGID from the exons ATGGAGAAAATTGAGGTCAGTATTATTTCCAGAGACACCATTAAACCATCAGCTGCTTCCTCTTCACTACACCCTCACAAGCTTTCCATCATCGATCAGTTCACTCCCACAACGTATTTCCCAGTTATATTCTTCTACCCCATTACTGACCCTGTCTTCAATCTCCCTCAAACCTTAACGGACTTGAAAATCACTGTTTCCCAGACTCTCACTTTGTACTATCCACTCTCCGGAAGGATAAAAAACAACCTATACATTGATGATTTCGAAGCAGGCATCCCCTACCTTGAAGCCCGAGTGAATTGTCACATGATTGATTTTCTAAGGCTTCCGAAAATCGAGTGGCTAAATGAGTTTGTTCCAATAGCTCCATTTCGCAAGGAAACAATATCTGAGCTTCTTCCCTTGCTTGGAATTCAAGTCAACATTTTCGACTCTGGAATAGCAATCGGTGTCTCGTTTTCTCACAAGATCAACGATGGCGAAACGGCAAACTGTTTTCTCAAGTCCTGGGTTGCTATTTTTCGTGGGTATCGTAACAAAATCATACATCCTAATCTCTCTCAAGCTGCATTACTTTTTCCATCGAGGGATGACTTGCCTGAAAAGTATGTAGCTATGATGGAAAGGTGGTGGTTTGGCGAGAAAAAAATTGTTACAAGGAGATTTGTATTTGATACGAAAGCCATATCCGCACTTCAACATGAAGGGAAGAGCGAGTACGTGCCCAAACCATCACGTGTTCAGGCCCTCACTGGTTTTCTCTGGAAACATCAACTCGCTGCTTCTCGGGCATTATCATCAG GTACTTCAACAAGATTTTCCGTAGCATCTCAGACAGTGAACTTAAGGTCAAAAATGAACATGAAAACGACGTTGGACAATGCCATTGGTAATATCTTTTTGTGGGCTTCGGCACAGCTAGATCTAAATGATACAGCACCTGGGAGCAGTGATCTTAAGTTGTGTGACTTGGTTAACTTACTCAATGAATCTATCAAAGAATTTAACAGTGATTACTTGGAGACTTTGAAGGGTAAAGAGGGATATGGAGGCATGTGTGATTTGCTAGATTTCGTGGAAGAGGGGAGTCCTGTAGAACCAGCACCAGAGTTTTATTCATTCTCAAGCTGGACTAGATTTTTTGACCAAGTTGATTTTGGATGGGGGAGGCCATCTTGGGTTGGAATATTCTCGGGGAGAGTTGAAACTAGAAATTTCACAGTATTCGTTGAAACACAATGCGATGACGGAATTGAAGCGTGGGTGACTCTAGATGGAAAACAAATGGCTATGCTAGAACAAGATCCACAGTTTTTAGCATTTGCATCTCCAAACCCCCGAATTTCAATAGCCTCTTCAGTTGGTATTGATTAA
- the LOC133727248 gene encoding uncharacterized protein LOC133727248 isoform X1: protein MLKRVSSENQKQLWRRKMSFQIILGSASMARRQILAEMGYEFKIMTADIDEKSIRMDKPEELVMVLAEAKADAIISRMQSSELDVGADQTTLLITADTVVVYEGIIREKPSSKEEAWDFIKGYSGGQAGVIGSVLVTNLKTGKRKGGWRSAEVYFHVIPEEIIDNLIEEGTTLNVAGGLMLEHPMISPFVEAVIGTSDTVMGLPKELTEKLIHEAL from the exons ATGCTGAAAAGGGTAAGCTCAGAGAATCAAAAACAACTGTGGAGGAGAAAGATGTCGTTTCAG ATAATCTTGGGCTCGGCGTCAATGGCACGCCGGCAAATACTGGCGGAGATGGGCTACGAGTTCAAAATCATG ACTGCAGATATAGACGAGAAGAGTATCAGGATGGATAAGCCAGAGGAGTTGGTGATGGTTCTAGCTGAGGCAAAA GCAGATGCTATCATTTCAAGGATGCAAAGTAGTGAATTGGATGTTGGTGCTGATCAAACAACATTGTTGATTACTGCAGATACA GTGGTGGTGTATGAAGGGATAATAAGGGAAAAACCGTCCAGCAAGGAAGAAGCATGGGATTTTATCAAAG GCTATTCTGGTGGTCAAGCAGGAGTTATAGGATCTGTACTTGTGACCAACCTTAAaacaggaaaaagaaaagggggGTGGCGCAGCGCAGAG GTCTATTTTCACGTCATACCAGAGGAGATTATTGACAACCTG ATAGAGGAGGGAACTACACTCAACGTTGCTGGGGGTCTGATGCTTGAACATCCTATGATATCACCCTTTGTAGAAGCAGTG ATAGGGACAAGTGACACGGTAATGGGACTGCCTAAAGAACTCACAGAAAAGCTCATCCATGAAGCACTCTAA
- the LOC133727248 gene encoding uncharacterized protein LOC133727248 isoform X2, with the protein MLKRVSSENQKQLWRRKMSFQIILGSASMARRQILAEMGYEFKIMTADIDEKSIRMDKPEELVMVLAEAKADAIISRMQSSELDVGADQTTLLITADTVVVYEGIIREKPSSKEEAWDFIKGYSGGQAGVIGSVLVTNLKTGKRKGGWRSAEVYFHVIPEEIIDNLRRELHSTLLGV; encoded by the exons ATGCTGAAAAGGGTAAGCTCAGAGAATCAAAAACAACTGTGGAGGAGAAAGATGTCGTTTCAG ATAATCTTGGGCTCGGCGTCAATGGCACGCCGGCAAATACTGGCGGAGATGGGCTACGAGTTCAAAATCATG ACTGCAGATATAGACGAGAAGAGTATCAGGATGGATAAGCCAGAGGAGTTGGTGATGGTTCTAGCTGAGGCAAAA GCAGATGCTATCATTTCAAGGATGCAAAGTAGTGAATTGGATGTTGGTGCTGATCAAACAACATTGTTGATTACTGCAGATACA GTGGTGGTGTATGAAGGGATAATAAGGGAAAAACCGTCCAGCAAGGAAGAAGCATGGGATTTTATCAAAG GCTATTCTGGTGGTCAAGCAGGAGTTATAGGATCTGTACTTGTGACCAACCTTAAaacaggaaaaagaaaagggggGTGGCGCAGCGCAGAG GTCTATTTTCACGTCATACCAGAGGAGATTATTGACAACCTG AGGAGGGAACTACACTCAACGTTGCTGGGGGTCTGA
- the LOC133718145 gene encoding protein RADIALIS-like 3: MVPNKLSSPDSSSTWTAEKNKLFENALAIYDQETHDRWHKIARIVGATTEEEVKRQYDILVHDINCIESGKVPLPKYRKVGESNISNHEKRLKSLKL; this comes from the exons ATGGTACCTAACAAGCTTTCCTCCCCAGACTCCAGCTCGACTTGGACAGCCGAGAAAAACAAATTGTTCGAAAATGCTCTCGCAATCTATGATCAGGAAACCCATGACCGTTGGCACAAGATAGCCAGGATCGTTGGAGCGACAACTGAAGAGGAAGTGAAGAGGCAGTACGACATCCTAGTACATGACATCAACTGCATCGAGTCAGGCAAAGTTCCCCTTCCTAAATACAGGAAAGTAGGAGAAAGCAACATCAGCAATCATGAGAAGAG GCTGAAGAGTTTAAAGCTATAA